The Silene latifolia isolate original U9 population chromosome Y, ASM4854445v1, whole genome shotgun sequence sequence CTCATTAGTCATTCATATCAACAGTCATAGCACATCAAAGTGATCTCATTATATCTTGTGTATTGTACTGCGCACGTAATTTAGGCTGATCAAAGATTCAAGTTATCTTTTACTCTTTTTGTTttgatcatttgttgtccttttctatttttgggtgtcttagtgatttgttgttttttttattttaagaaataattcgaagaataatttgatcattcatactCAATTGGTCACATATGTCATTCagttaacttttttttttaaatgtactCCCTTTGTTCTGATCATTTGTTGTCTATttccattttagggtgtctcacTTATTTGTTGGTTTTTCTATTTTAATAATGAACTTGACGaacaatttgattattcacagtCAATTTATtctacttgtcatttagtaattgccTCTCTCTTTTTTCTTTGGTATTTGTGCTAAaaccaaaggataacaaatgaccaggacagagggagtaataattaagataagttatagctagtgaataACCATTATATTCTAAAAAAATAGGATCACATGGTCCTCTAAGTGGCTTACTAATATGTTCTGTCAGGACGTACTATATTTGTTAGCTTAACCATTTAGTTTTGAACTTCGGTAcccttttttttggattttttatttatttattatataatGTTTGTTCTACTTGTATAATAACATTTTAAATGAATCCTATAATAGTAACTGGCATTCGGTTCAGCATTTGAAGATTCATGTTGATGAACGGGAATGACTTTTTAGATTATTATTCTAAGATACACTTTTTATTAAGTAATCTATTAGTTTAATTGGATACACTATCTACCTAACATAATGAATAGGTATATTGAAGAGATAAATAAGAACCTTTAAGCCTAAAAACTGTTCCGTATCCAGATTTGTAATCTACACTTAAGTAAACGTAACATAGATAATATATGTATAAATGTCCGCCAATTTTGTGAATTTTAACTTTATATTATTGTTGCTAATGTCCATTGTTAAACCAATTTTTTAAATTTGAAATATTCAGATCAGTTATAGTTAGTGAATAACCGTTTAATTTGACAAGGATAGAATCATATGGTTCTTCTAAGTTGGCTTAGTAATATGTTATGTTAGTATGTCAAGCTACAACCTGGTCCATATTTGTGAGTAGCATAAAGGCTAGATTCAAGGTATTTCTCTAAACTGCTAGCGTATGAGCAGGTCCCGTATAAAACTCGACATGAGACGAAAAGTGTTCTTCTTTGAAGACGACGCGTCGCATATACACTGTGTTCACATTGCATTTGTTGCTTGATTAATTAAAAGTCTGTGAATGTAAGATAGTAATGTTTATTTTGATATCTTGATAAGATATACAATACATATCAATTTGAGAGATGCAGACCGAAGTAAGATAAGCACGAAATTAAAAAGAAAATATATAAACTAACAAATGATCACATAACCTGTGAAAGATTAATGATCATCAAAGTAGATTAAGTAGCCTTAGTACAAGGCAGAACTGAGTTGTTCATAAGTACACTGATTTGTCTGGTCCATAGTTTATATTACACACAAAAGCTAAGGTTAAGATAAAAGAGTACACGCAGTAAGCTTAGCAGCTCGGCGAATTGTTCAAGAGTAACGGTAGGTTGACAAAATACCAAAATGACAGGCCATGACCACTAACTATTACAACTATGCCTGTGCTATTATAGTCCATACTTAATAGCTTCACGGGTAAGCTGCAGATTTAGGACCCGTGTTCTTTCGGCCCCTTTTTCTTGGACGTAGTTGGCTGTGCGAATGTCTTTGGAGATCTTTGGCTGATCGAGGATATTTCAAGTGCATCTTCTGCAGGAGTAGTAGTGACATTGGTTGCAGTTTGGTCGGAACTATTTGCTTGTCACCGCACGAACTTTAATCGTCTATAACTTGCGATTCTGGGATTGGCTCCTGCACTGGTTCAGATTTTGATACAGTGTCATCTTCATCGTCAACAACCACCCGCTTCACCACCCACTATAAGATGTTATTTACTGAGAGGGATGTAGAAGGGCCAACTTGAACTTTGAAAGGAGTTGTACGGAGCAACTCTTGTACAGCCGAGAATGCTTCCTCATGGTCCTGAAAATTAAGTTAATAATTATTAATATGTGTGTGCTAGTttattagttgaggttttatgtTGTAAGCCTTACAGAGTGCTTCATGTGGAATATATCATTGCGACATTTTGAACAATCTTTCAGCTGTGTAAATGCGGTCATTGGCAATGTTCCTGTTCCATCTGATATTTCGCAGTTGAATGTGATTCTGAAATAGATGTTGTCTAAGCATTAGTACCTTCTTTGTGTTTTAGCTATTAATTATAGGTTATTGAATAAGTTCTATTATTTGTCATGCTATATGTAAGAGAGGGATTATGTATATTTACTTATTTGAAGTTATTGTAGTACTAAAGTGATGCAGTAGACGTACTTTGGCACTGAGGTACAATCAGGCGCGGAGCAGTTGTTGCATGTTTATGGACGCCCTGGTGGCATGCTGGAAGTTTTAGCACATTTTGAACATCCTATGTATGCATGCACTTTATGTAGTTCAGCAGCTGGTATAGTAACTTCTAACCAGTGTTTTTCATCTTGCAAAGCTGAGTTTGCCTGTTGGAAGTATGATGCAGATTAGTAAATGCGTATGTAGTAGGTACATTAGAAGGTGCATCAGTAAATTGTGTTTACTTTCTTAGCACGAAGAGCTGAAATTTTAGTTCTCTTTTCATTTGGCATAGGTAGCTTGACATGAAAGAGCCTAGACTGAAGTTGTGTCAAGGATGTGTGATGGCTTGCCATCCTGTAAAAGTTATTAACATTAGCATCTGAAATAGCATGTAGAAAAGGTCGTGTTCGTAGTGTTTGAATTAGGACTACTGAGTTCAGAGAGTACCAGGTTTTCAGCGCTTCTGCTTTCTCGCCAACAGGTGAATGTATGATGACTGTTGAGCTAGAAGTGGTCATTGAGAAACCTGTAAATGGTAACGTATAGTTATTAATTGTCAGCTACTAcatttagtgcgtatgtttagaATTGCAACTAAGTAAATGTATCTGACCTTTGTGATTAGATACTCTGAGAGCTGTGAGTCCCACGATCCTAAATTTGCTAAGTTCGAATCGCATTGTGCAATCATCTTCGCCAGTCATCCCAAACCGAGATTGATAGTGGTCATGAGTACTGCATAGGTTGTTCCATTTAAATTGATGTTATTAGTTTCATATACAATATTTGTTGTTTAGTATTTTAGCACTAACTAATTTGTAAACTATGACTATGATTTACCTGTGGTCAGTGAGCACAATCTCACGAACATTTGTTTCGCGGTTCTTGTTTGTTGTAACTTTACGAGAATGCTCTTCTACAAAGAGAACCACACCAACTATATCTGCAATATATAAGAAACATGGTAATGTTATGGTGGAGTACAGTTTTCCTGTAATACAAGAAAGTAGTCAAAAAGATGATATAGCTAATCACTTAATCATACCAAACGTCTCAGTGTAATTAGTTGCTCTGGGCAGATGAGAAATGGGTCTATAGTCTATGGTATTGGTGCCATCATCAATATCAACTGGTAGGACAATAGTTCGCCGTCCAAAGTTCATCTGGAAATCAACATCTGTGGGGTTTAACTTAAACTCTGGCTTCAGAGGAGATATTGGAGCGTTGGTTATCTCATACAGTCTGTTGTGCTTGAATGCATCTTCATATTGATCGACTTGGTCAGCAAAAAGAGCCCCGCGTATCGTAGATCCCTGTTAATAGTACTATGTTTGTTAGTTATGGTTTAttaaatagattaatcctaaGACACGATAAAGAAACCTAATTACACATACTATTTAGATTTGTCTGTATATTCATTGTTATTATACACACAGCAAATCTTATCGCGTGGTACTGACTATATTTCACTTGTTAGCAAAGTAGCTTTCAAGTGATTTGTTCATGTACAAAGAGAACAATGTTTAATAAGAAATGTGCAGTGCTTAGTTGTCTTTGTACTTAGGCAAGTAAGTAAATTTAGGGTTTAATAAAACTACTTGTAGTAGAAGACAATGTTATTCTTGATTCAAGAAGAACAGGAGATGTATTTAAAGGTTTCATCTGAAACAAGTCTTTTAGCATTTCAAGTTCACTATGTTATACTAAGACTACCAAACGTCACAGCCAAAATGATCATTGAAGCACATCCTTTCCATTTATGCACTAATGGTTGCAACTAAATTGAAATGTTTCATGAATGAATATATGTATATATGAGCAGAGTGTCATAAAATATACTAAATGATAATTAATTAGTAAATGCACTAATTCATCAACTACTCCATATATAGATTCCTAAAATAAGATCAAATATGATAAATTATAATCTACATTCACAATTTATTTTAGACAAAGATTTATATGAATAATGGGCTTGCCTTATCATCTTGGACGACGAAGCCCTGGTAGACCACCTTTGAAGGAGATGTCTTTGGGCGTCTCTTTTCAATTACTTTCACCTTGACCTTGTAGTCCTTAGTGGTGTTTGTTAGTTCATCCAGGTACACTGGTTGCGGCTTCATTCTGTTAAGAGAGGCCACAGAATAATCAAATAATTTTCATGTTGATTTCTATGTATTTTGAACATCAGATTTAGTATCTGGGTTCTGAAATGCAGACTATTCAATGAAGGATATTTAGACTGAAATTGGAAACTTTTGAACTGTAAATTGGATGTAGTTTTGTAGGTAATTTTAATAAACAAGTTAATTCAAAACTGCATCACATTATTTCTAAATTGACATATGAATAGAGCTTTTCTATGTGAACACATATGACCAAATTCACCAAATAAGTTATGATTGTTAAGGTGTTTTTTTTTTAGCAAGTTTTCCTGATTTTGTAGTCTTTACTTTTCTAATATAGAAGCATGACTATTTTATGCTTCATAGTATGTTTGTACTTGAAGATGGCCATGATAATAAAGACCTGATTCAGTTGTAGATGACAATGATAATCATGTAAATAATAATTCAAGAAGACAACAAATTGAAATAATGTAATATAGAGTGAAAGGATGAGTGTATCTGAGATTAGAAGTGCATACTGAAAGTTGTTTTCTTATTTCTTTGAGAACTGTAACTGGAAGTAGGAATTAGAAAGTGGTGGTACTATAAGTAACAAAGTAGTTACTCAAACATGTGGAAGAGGTGAGCAATGACTGACATAGAATTAGAAAAGCAAGTGAATGAAAGGCAGTGAGGGAAAAGAGGAAAAGAAGGTAGGTGGAGTGCAGCAGAAGACTATGTTTCTTAGGCTAGACTGATTTCTTAGCACATGCCAATAAGATAGTACACTGTTTCGTTATAGTTAGAGTAATGGGTAGTTAGGTGATCGTTGTGAGTATTAGAAGAAGTAAAatattatattgttattagtagGTTGTAGGAGTACTATAGTATAGTGTATTTatagttatatttatttatttatataagaGTTTTTTTATAACTTTCTTGATTATAAGATGACTTGTCTAATATTGACTATTGGCAAATGGAGAAGTTTATCTAGAAATAATTGTGTGAAAATTGGCTTTAGGAAGGGGTGTGTGTGTCTGTGTATGTATGTATGGTTTATGGAAAATTGATTCATttaacataattgagaaataTTCTATATTGTAAAAAAGTATTAGCTATATTATTCTATTGATTTTATATAATAGTGTTCTGAAATTGTAAGTAATGAtcaagtagtttttttttttgttcaaaacCAGAAAAGGTTGCTAGAAGCTTTATAATTCATTTCTGTTAAACAGTCCTTATATTACATGATTCATAAGCTCCTGCAGTCAAAAGTACATTACATTCCTTGATACAATATAGCCAACCATTGGCTCATATGCTTTGTTAAGCACAATGGTGGGCTAAGTAGCATGGTTGTACTAATAGAAATAGAGGTTGATTTCGCAGGTGTGTGACTCATCTCGATAAGCAGAGTCATCCTTGCAGTTGTGTCTTCAAAATCTAGACAATATATTGTCCTAGTTAGGTGCCAAAAAAGTACGCTGACTTTGCAGGAACACTTCGTTTGTGAGGTTACTTAGATGATGCCTGCaagtagggatggcagtgggtcggggacccgacccagaccctgagggtcggaccctaatgggtcgggtatgggtctcattttttcagacccaatgggtatgggtcgggtatgggtcttaagaaaatatttcgggtccgggtccgggtctaagttatgagacccatacccgacccttagaccctttattaaaaaaaaaaaatcaaaattacaacttttatgaattcatactggcagactgtagaaacccaactaaagtctctttctcttccctcatcccataaagtgataaaactcaaccgaactcttctgacaataccaccactccaccactgacacaagaaaaccaccaccacagcactgatacgcgactgacaaccacctctctaatagccggcgaccgaccaccaccattaacggcagattaataaactcataatgtttaagtagtatgattttttttttttaatattatagaccctatagttgttaatcttgttactaaagtggctgaaactcggacccgcgggtagacccagaccctacccttacccatagggtccgggtatgggtcctcaaattttagacccttgcgggtctgggtcgggtacgggtccaaaggaaaaatctcgggtcgggtccgggtctaggcggaccctacccagaccctacccattgccatccctacctGCAAGTCTCAAAACATCGTAAGAAACAATGTTTTTCACGGATTGTTGTGATGAAGCATGATCTGTTGATGCAGAAACAACCGTTACTTTGTCTGATGTTCTAGCTCGTGAAAGACCGACATACAACTGTCCATGAGAAAAACAGGGTCTTGGAAGGTAGATAGCAACTTGGTCCAATGTCTGCCCCTGTGATTTATTGATGGTCATTGCAAAACTCAACTTCAAAGGGAACTGATTACGTTGGAACTGAAATGGGAAATTATCAGAAACTGATGGCTGCATTTTAATACGTGGGATAAACACATGGTCACCACTGTAATGTCCAGAAGCTATCATGCATTCTATTAGATTAGGCGTAAATCTTTTGCAAATTAACCTAGTTCCATTGCAGAGACCAGAAGATGGAGGAAGATTTCGAAGCGAAATGACGGACAATTTTCTTTCAGAATTAATTCATAAGGACTCATGCCTCCTGGACAAAGTGTATTTATGAATTCAGCTGGATAAATGTTGCAGTTATCAGTCTGCATTGAATCGTAGCCTCTATATGAGACAGCTTCTCCTGGGAACCTATTTATAAGAAGTGTATTAATAGCACCAACATCTTCATTCATGGGCGTCAGTATTGATAGTTTGATAAATATATCAGTACCCAATGCGTTAACATCAGCTTCTGGGTATGCAATATCAGCAACTGTAGTTATCAACTCTTCTTCTGTACTGCGTGTTTCTACTACAATCCCAGGAGGCGCGTTCAATCGAGCGTTTCTTCGATTTGAAGCTCACCATTACCAAGAGCCAAAAGAAATCTGGAAAACTCTGGATCATCTCTGGCTCGAACATTAACGGTTAAGCGATATTTGATCAGTTGAGACCAGATTGCAGAGGAGACCATGCTAGAGTTCACTACTTCTATTAACGATCTATGAGGGACTACTGGAAGCACTTGGCGAAAGTCACCTCCAAACACAATTAATTTCCCACCAAACACCAAATCTGGGTCACATAGATCACGTAGTAAGTGGTCCAGGGCTTCAACTGTTTCCTTCCTTGCCATTGAAGCTTCATCCCATATAATTAAGCTGGTTGCTTGTATTAACGCAGCAAGGCTCCCTTGCTTTGGCATCACTGTAGTCAATGGGACATCCAAATCTAAAGTAATTTTAAATCGGAATGTGTGGTTCGCCCGGAAGGTATGTTTCTTTGCTGACTATACCGAAGTTTGATGGGTAATACAATCTTACCAAGTAACCGGACTTTAGCGTACAAAGCATTGTATAAGTACGTTTTACCGGTACCACCAGGACCATCCACAAAAAAGGCACCAGGCTTGTTTTCTCTAACATGTTCAACTATGGTGTCGAAAACTTGTTGTTGTTCTGGATTCAATGAACTGCGACATTTTACACACTCTTTTGGTATAGGTGCATTAAGTGAATCAATTATATCTCGGGTTCTACGGAGCACAATATCCTGGGTTTCGCTCAAGTGCGCGAGTCCAAATGTGCGTAGAGATTTGCCCATTGCTTCTAGATGCTGTTCAAACTTCTGAACCGTAAGAACTCTTACAGTGTATGCATCGTTTGGGTGCTCTCTTCTAAACTCTTCAGATAGTGCAGTATAGTACTTATCCCACAGTTTACAGGGATCTTTTGGTCGGCAAAAATGAGAACAGATTGCAAACAGACGTCGTCGAGCGAGAAGGCATCATCAGACATTACATGTTTCAAAGAAGGCACAAATCGACCATATTATCTTCTTCAATTAACCTTGAGTTCTAATGCGACTTCTTGGTAAGTTGAGCAACAATGACCGTTGACTGTTTTAAGATCTTCAAAAGATTTGGGAGATTTAACATGATTAAGTAGCAATCTCAAGAAATACCGTTCTCCTTCTGATGGCGAAACAAACACAAGCCTAGCTATTACAAGTAGTTTATTTCTTCTTTTGAACCAAGTCCGTTCTGTCTTATCCCATCTATAGTGCTCAGTAAATTGGCTATATAAGTAtcttttagttgttttgtgttcaTTATCGTTGTTAATCTTGAAGAATTCAGTTAATGGTGTCCTGATCCGCTTTTCATTAGAAACTACCCGAGTTAGGTTTTCATGAGGCCT is a genomic window containing:
- the LOC141627611 gene encoding uncharacterized protein LOC141627611 is translated as MTNVNCCTSVLKHMMHGPCGHLDPERQCMQHKSSKGRCKYAYPKQFADSTTNSSDGYPVYRRRKTGDSAKIRGEQLDNRWVIPYNPYLLDLLDCHLNVEVCSTIQAVKYLYKYVYKGHDKISFNIAAGDAVQVVDEIQQYQFGRWVSSIEAMWRIYGFDLFEIHPPVMPLPIHLPGMQAIQLRPHENLTRVVSNEKRIRTPLTEFFKINNDNEHKTTKRYLYSQFTEHYRWDKTERTWFKRRNKLLVIARLVFVSPSEGERYFLRLLLNHVKSPKSFEDLKTVNEFRREHPNDAYTVRVLTVQKFEQHLEAMGKSLRTFGLAHLSETQDIVLRRTRDIIDSLNAPIPKECVKCRSSLNPEQQQVFDTIVEHVRENKPGAFFVDGPGGTGKTYLYNALYAKVRLLVMPKQGSLAALIQATSLIIWDEASMARKETVEALDHLLRDLCDPDLVFGGKLIVFGGDFRQVLPVVPHRSLIEVVNSSMVSSAIWSQLIKYRLTVNVRARDDPEFSRFLLALGNEADVNALGTDIFIKLSILTPMNEDVGAINTLLINRFPGEAVSYRGYDSMQTDNCNIYPAEFINTLCPGGMSPYELILKENCPSFRFEIFLHLLVSAMELG